The Streptomyces sp. NBC_00224 genome contains the following window.
CGTCTTCTGGCTGGCCGCCGTGCTGGCCGTCGTCGCCCTGGTCGCCGTCGTCGCGGGCGTCCCGGCCTCGCGCCACAAGCCCGGCGGGCGCACCGACTGGCTCGGCGCGGGCACGCTGGCCGCCCTCCTGGTCCTCCTGCTGCTGCCGATCTCGCAGGGCCACGAGTGGGGCTGGACCTCGGTCCGCACCCTCGGCCTGTTCGTCGCCGCCGTCGTCATGGCCGCGGTCTGGGTCCTGGTCGAGCGCAAGGTCAAGTCGCCCATGGTGGACATGAAGATGTTCGCCCACCGCCCGGTGCTCTTCACCAACCTGGCCGGTCTGCTGCTCGGCTTCGCGATGTTCTCGCAGTTCATCGGCGTCTCGTACCTGGTGCAGATGCCGGAGAAGGTCACCGGCTACGGCTTCACGGCGTCGGTGCTGCGCGCCTCCGTCGAGTACCTGCTGCCCACCACGATCATGTCGCTGCTCGCGGCCCAGATCGGCGGCATGCTGGTCCGCCGCATCGGCGCCCGCTTCACGCTGACGGCCGGTGCCGCGTTCGGTGTCATCGGCTTCGCCTGGCTGACCGGCGCGCACGACTCCGGTGCCTCGGTGATCATGGCCGGCATGGTGATCGGTGTCGCCATCAGCTTCGGTTACGCGGCGATGCCCGCCCTGATCGTGGCGAGCGTCCCGCACCACCAGACCGGTATCGCCAACGGCATCAACTCGATCTCCCGGTCGGTCGGCAGCGCCATCGCCAGTGCGGTGATCACCTCGCTGCTCGCGTCCAAGACGATCGAGCACCTGCCGGCCGGGGTGCCGCCGCTGCCGCAGGAGAGCCAGTTCACGCTGAGCTTCGCGCTTGCGGGGGCCGCGTTCCTGCTGGTCGTGGTGGTGGCTCTGGTCGGGCTGCACGCCGACCGGTCGCCGAAGGCGGCGGAGCAGCCGGAGGCTGCTGTGACCGAGAAGGCCGCGGAGACCGCCTCCGCGTAACGCGAAAGGGGCCCGGGGATTTTCCCCGGGCCCCTTTTTTTGGGCCTGACGTCGGCTGCGGACCGTGCGTGGCTGGTCGCGCAGTTCCCCGCGCCCCTTAAGGGGCGCTACGCCGCTCGTACCGCTCTCTCGCCCTCCGTCGCCGTCAGGTGTGCGCACGGGCGCTTGCGGTGGGCGCGGCTGAAGCGGGTGAACGGGCGCGGCAGGGCGAAGTTCACGAAGCCCTCGGCCTGCATCACCGCGAAGCCGATGCGCGGCAGGTCGCCGTGGGCCCGGTAGACCATGAAGCGCGGCTCCCAGCGTGGCTGGAACTTCGCGTTGAACTTGTACAGCGACTCAATCTGGAACCAGCGGGACAGGAAGACCAGCAGTCCGCGCCAGAGCCGCAGCACCGGGCCGGCGCCGATCTTCTCGCCCCGCGCCAGCGCGGAACGGAACATCGCGAAGTTCAGGGAGACGTGTTCGATGCCGATCTTGGGCGCCGCCTGCAGCGCGGCGACGATCAGCAGCTCGTTCATACCCGGGTCGGCGGAGCGGTCGCGGCGCATCAGCTCCAGCGACATTCCGTCGGCGCCCCAGGGGACGAAGTGAATCATTGCCTTGAGGTCGCCGTACGGGCCCGGCTCGCCCGAGCCGTCGTCGTCGGCCTTGTGGGCGGTGGCGATCACGCAGTCGCCGTCGCCCGGGTCGCCGATCCGCCCCAGCGCCATGGAGAAGCCGCGCTCGGTGTCGGTGCCGCGCCAGTCCTCGGCGGCCCGCCGGATCCGTTCCAGCTCACCTACGGAGAGATCACGGACGCGCCGTACGCGGGTTTCGTAGCCATTGCGCTCGATGCGCTTGACCATCTGGCGTACGTTCCGCATGGCGCGCCCGGAGAGGGAGAAATCCGCGGCGTCCACCACCGCCTCGTCGCCCAGTTCCAGGGCGTCGAGCCCGGTCTCGCGGGTCCACACCTCGCCGCCCGTCTCCGAGCAGCCGACCACGGCCGGGGTCCAGGAGTGGGCCTTGGCCTCGTCCATGAACCGCTCGATGGCGCCGGGCCAGGCCTCGACGTCGCCGATGGGGTCGCCCGAGGCGAGCATCACACCGGAGACCACGCGGTAGGTGACGGCCGCCTTGCCGCTGGGGGAGAAGACGACCGCCTTGTCGCGGCGCAGCGCGAAGTGGCCGAGCGAGTCGCGGGCGCCGTGCTTGGCGAGCAGGTCGCGCAGCTGGCGCTCGTCGTCCTCGGTGAGCCGGGCGGCCGGGTGCTCGGGGCGGAAGGCCAGGTAGATGGTGGTGATCGCGGTCAGCAGGCCGAGTGCGCCCAGCGAATAGGCGACGGTCCAGCTGGTGTCGCCCGCATACTCGACGGGGCCCTCGAAGCCGAACAGGCCGTACATCACGTGCTGGATCCGGTCGGCGATCGACGGGTTGCCGACGACCCGGCCGGGGTGGACCGAGACGATCACCAGGCCCAGCCCCAGCGAACCGGAGCCGAGCAGGATGAAGTTGGCCAGCGCCTTCCAGCGGCTGCGCGGGTCGGGCAGCGCGGTGAACTCGCTGCGGTGCCTGACCAGCAGCACCAGCAGGGCGATCGAGATCAGTACGCCGACGATCGAGTGGCGGTAGAGGAATTGGGCCACCGCGCCGATCGGCAGCAGGGCGACCGCGGCCCGCCAGGCCCGCCGCTTGCGCCGCTTCAGGCCGTGCGCCAGGAGCAGCAGCAGGACGCCGGTGCTCAGCGCCAGGGCCGCCGCGAAGGGGCCCGTCGTGCCGGGCAGGACCTCGCTGACGGCGTGCATCCGGCTGGCGCGGAAGCGCGGGAAGATGCCGGCGGCGATGTTGAGCAGGCCGACGAACGTCGCGGCCGTGCCGACCAGTGATGGCACCGTCTCGGGGCGCGGTCCGCGGAGGACTTTGCGCGCGCCGGCCGGAACCGAACCCTTTTTGTCCCCATCTATCCTGACAGACATCGCTTCCCGTGACTCCGCAAGAGATTCTGTTGTCCGCCACAGTGACAAGGTCGCCGCTGTGTTCCGGACAATTTGCGACCTCTAGGACGGCACTTCCCGGGGGCGGGTTCCCTTGGTCTCAGGAAAATCTCAGTCAGAAAGTTTCGACGACTCATGGGTCTCACGAGCAACAAGGTTCTGGCGCTCGCCGTCGTACTGGCGGTGGTGCTGTTCGCGCTCACCATCTGGCTCTGGCCGAAGCTGGCCAACCGCAGCTGGCGAGCCGTCCTGGGCCGGGTCGGCCTGCTCCTCGGCACACAGCTGATGCTCTTCGCCTCGGTGGGCCTCGCGGCCAACAACTCCTTCCTCTTCTACGGCTCGTGGGCGGACCTCTTCGGCCAGGAGAACGGCATGGGCGTGGTGGTCGACCACTCCGCCGGAAGCAAGGACATCAAGGTCACGGGGAAGCAGAAGCCCGACACCCCCGGTGCCGGCAGCCCCGCGGTGGGGGGTGAGATCCAGAAGGTGGTCGTCCAGGGCCGGCGTTCCAAAATAGCCAGCCCCGCCTACGTCTATCTGCCCCCCGAGTACTTCCAGAAGAAGTACGAGAACCAGAAGTTCCCGGCCGCCGTGGTGCTGACCGGCTATCCGGGCACCGCGGAGAACCTGATCAAAGGGCTGAAGTACCCGAAGACGGCATGGGCGCAGGTCAAGCAGAAGAAGGCGCAGCCGATGATCCTCGTGATGATGCGCCCGACGGTGGCGCCGCCGAGGGACACCGAGTGCGTGGACGTCCCGGGCGGTCCGCAGACCGAGACCTTCTTCGCCAAGGACCTTCCCAAGGCCGTCTCCCAGACCTACCGGGTCGGCACCAAGCCGCAGAACTGGGGCTTCATCGGGAACTCGACCGGCGGCTACTGCGCGCTGAAGATCGGTATCCACCACCCGGAGACCTTCGGCGCCAGCGCCGGCCTCTCGGCGTACTACAAGGCCGCCAGCGACCCGACCACCGGTGATCTCTTCCACGGCGACAAGGCCGCGAAGAATCGTTCCAACCTGCTGTGGGCGCTCGACCACGTGGCGCCGGCCAAGTCGTCGTACCTGGTCACCAGCTCCAAGTCGGGCGAGGACAACCTCAAGCCGACGCTGAGGTTCATCGAGAAGGTGAAGTCGCCCGCGCGCGTCTCGTCGATCACGCTCGACAGCGGCGGGCACAACTTCAACACCTGGCGGCGGGAGATCCCGCCGGTCCTGGAGTGGATCAGCGGCCGGCTCAGCGCGAACTGATCGACTCCACTTCCACTTCCGTACGGGGGACGGCCTGGGCGTCCGCGTCGATCGAGCGGCGCAGCGCCTCGTGCAGCCGGGCCGGGGTGAGCACGCCGAGGAAGCGGCCCGTCCCCTCGTGGTCGATGACCGCGATCCACCCCGCGTCGTGCTGGAGCATCGTCGCGAACGCCTGCTTGAGGGAGGCGCCGAGCGGCAGCCAGGCCTCCATCCGGCGGGCGTGCTCGCGCACGGTCGCCTTGCGGGTCCCTCCGCCGGCCAGTGCGGCCTTCTCGGCGGAGATCCAGCCGTGCAGGTCCCCGGAGGCGTCCAGGACCACCGCCCAGGGGGCGCCGAGGTCGCGGGGGAGCGGGTCGTCGAGCCGCACCACCGGCGGCTGCTCCAGGTCGCTCTCCTCGATGGGCGTCACCGAGAGCCGCTTCAGGCCCCGGTCGGCGCCGACGAAGTCCGCGACATACGGGGTCGCGGGCGTGCCGAGGACGGTCGCCGGGGCGTCCAGCTGCTCGATGCGCCCCTGCCCGTACACCGCGATGCGGTCGCCGAGGCGGACCGCCTCCTCGATGTCGTGGGTGACGAACAGGACGGTCTTGCGGACCTGCGACTGGAGCCTGAGGAACTCGTTCTGGAGCCGTTCGCGCACCACCGGGTCGACCGCGCCGAACGGCTCGTCCATCAGGAGCACGGGCGGGTCGGCCGCCAACGCCCGGGCCACGCCCACTCGTTGGCGCTGGCCGCCGGAGAGCTGCTCGGGGTAGCGCGCCCCGTGGACCTTGGGGTCGAGGCCGACCAGGTCGAGCAGTTCGGCCGCGCGCTCACGGGCCTTGGCGCGCTTGACGCCGAGCAGGTGCGGGACGGTCGCGGTGTTCTCCAGGACCGTCTTGTGCGGGAAGAGCCCGACCTGCTGGATGACATAGCCGATACGACGCCGAAGTTGGACCGGATCGACGGTGGATATGTCCTCCCCGTCCAGGAATATCCGGCCCTCGGTGGGCTCGATCAGCCGGTTCACCATCTTCATCGTGGTGGTCTTGCCGCAGCCGGACGGCCCGACGAGCGTGACCAGTTCCCCCTCGGCGACTTCGAAGGAGAGGTCGTCGACGGCGGTGGTGCCGTCGGCGTACCGCTTGGTGACGTGCTCGAATCGGATCATGGTTCCCCATTGTCGCCGGTGGTGACCGTGGCTGTGTGAACCCCATGTTGCCGCTCTGTGTTCGATGCGGGGATCCCCCCACCGGCCCTCGGTGATTGTCAGTGGCGGGGGTTAGGGTCGCCAGACAGACGTTCGGTCGGGGGATTCACGGGATTCACGGGATCCGGCGGGGGAGGTGGGGGACGGGTGGCTGCGCAGAACTGCCTGGTGCGCAACGACTGGATCTGCTGGGAGTACGTGCGCTCCCGCAGCCAGGAGCTGACCGACGCCACGGTCCAGCACGTCTGGATCACGGTGGCCTCGGTGCTGATCGGGCTGCTGATCGCCTTTCCGCTGGCGCTGCTCGCGCGCGGCCGCCGATCGGTCGCGGGCGCGGTCCTGACCCTGACGACCGTGCTCTACACGGTGCCGTCGCTGGCGATGTTCTCGCTGCTGCTGCCGGTGTTCGGGCTCTCCGCGTCGCTGGTGGTCACCGGCCTGGTGCTCTACTCGCTGACGATCCTCGTACGGAACATCCTGGCCGGCCTCGAAGCCGTCCCGTCCGAAGTCCGCGAGGCGGCCCGGGGGATGGGGTACGGACGGATACGGCTGCTGTTCGAGGTCGAGCTGCCGCTCGCGCTGCCCGCGCTGCTGGCCGGTGTGCGCATCGCGACGGTGTCGACGGTGGCGCTGACCACGGTCGGCTCGGTGGTCGGCAAGGGCGGTCTGGGCAACCTCATAGGCGACGGCGTGCAGTCCACGTTCAAGGCGCAGGTGCTCACCGCGTCGGTGCTGTGCGTGCTGCTCGCCCTCGTGGCGGACCTGCTGCTGCTCGGCCTCCAGCGCCTGCTCACCCCGTGGACACGGATACGGACGACGGCGGGGGCGCGCTGATGGGGGTCATGGCCGACGCCTGGACCTGGCTGACGACGGGGTCCAACTGGTCGGGCGACGACGGCGCCTGGCACCGCCTGGCCGAGCACGCGT
Protein-coding sequences here:
- a CDS encoding MFS transporter, translating into MTPTHHVAPTRPTGGPALVLVLGLAAMVVSMMQTLVVPILGIIQNDLGTSTANVSWVTTATLLSAAVFTPLLGRFGDMHGKKPTLIGVLVLMVAGSVLAATTSSLLWLIIGRVMQGAATAIFPLALSVLREEIRPEKLHGAMALVSGTLAFGSGLALVGAGLLTQGDNPDYHRVFWLAAVLAVVALVAVVAGVPASRHKPGGRTDWLGAGTLAALLVLLLLPISQGHEWGWTSVRTLGLFVAAVVMAAVWVLVERKVKSPMVDMKMFAHRPVLFTNLAGLLLGFAMFSQFIGVSYLVQMPEKVTGYGFTASVLRASVEYLLPTTIMSLLAAQIGGMLVRRIGARFTLTAGAAFGVIGFAWLTGAHDSGASVIMAGMVIGVAISFGYAAMPALIVASVPHHQTGIANGINSISRSVGSAIASAVITSLLASKTIEHLPAGVPPLPQESQFTLSFALAGAAFLLVVVVALVGLHADRSPKAAEQPEAAVTEKAAETASA
- a CDS encoding phosphatidylglycerol lysyltransferase domain-containing protein, with translation MSVRIDGDKKGSVPAGARKVLRGPRPETVPSLVGTAATFVGLLNIAAGIFPRFRASRMHAVSEVLPGTTGPFAAALALSTGVLLLLLAHGLKRRKRRAWRAAVALLPIGAVAQFLYRHSIVGVLISIALLVLLVRHRSEFTALPDPRSRWKALANFILLGSGSLGLGLVIVSVHPGRVVGNPSIADRIQHVMYGLFGFEGPVEYAGDTSWTVAYSLGALGLLTAITTIYLAFRPEHPAARLTEDDERQLRDLLAKHGARDSLGHFALRRDKAVVFSPSGKAAVTYRVVSGVMLASGDPIGDVEAWPGAIERFMDEAKAHSWTPAVVGCSETGGEVWTRETGLDALELGDEAVVDAADFSLSGRAMRNVRQMVKRIERNGYETRVRRVRDLSVGELERIRRAAEDWRGTDTERGFSMALGRIGDPGDGDCVIATAHKADDDGSGEPGPYGDLKAMIHFVPWGADGMSLELMRRDRSADPGMNELLIVAALQAAPKIGIEHVSLNFAMFRSALARGEKIGAGPVLRLWRGLLVFLSRWFQIESLYKFNAKFQPRWEPRFMVYRAHGDLPRIGFAVMQAEGFVNFALPRPFTRFSRAHRKRPCAHLTATEGERAVRAA
- a CDS encoding alpha/beta hydrolase yields the protein MGLTSNKVLALAVVLAVVLFALTIWLWPKLANRSWRAVLGRVGLLLGTQLMLFASVGLAANNSFLFYGSWADLFGQENGMGVVVDHSAGSKDIKVTGKQKPDTPGAGSPAVGGEIQKVVVQGRRSKIASPAYVYLPPEYFQKKYENQKFPAAVVLTGYPGTAENLIKGLKYPKTAWAQVKQKKAQPMILVMMRPTVAPPRDTECVDVPGGPQTETFFAKDLPKAVSQTYRVGTKPQNWGFIGNSTGGYCALKIGIHHPETFGASAGLSAYYKAASDPTTGDLFHGDKAAKNRSNLLWALDHVAPAKSSYLVTSSKSGEDNLKPTLRFIEKVKSPARVSSITLDSGGHNFNTWRREIPPVLEWISGRLSAN
- a CDS encoding ABC transporter ATP-binding protein; this encodes MIRFEHVTKRYADGTTAVDDLSFEVAEGELVTLVGPSGCGKTTTMKMVNRLIEPTEGRIFLDGEDISTVDPVQLRRRIGYVIQQVGLFPHKTVLENTATVPHLLGVKRAKARERAAELLDLVGLDPKVHGARYPEQLSGGQRQRVGVARALAADPPVLLMDEPFGAVDPVVRERLQNEFLRLQSQVRKTVLFVTHDIEEAVRLGDRIAVYGQGRIEQLDAPATVLGTPATPYVADFVGADRGLKRLSVTPIEESDLEQPPVVRLDDPLPRDLGAPWAVVLDASGDLHGWISAEKAALAGGGTRKATVREHARRMEAWLPLGASLKQAFATMLQHDAGWIAVIDHEGTGRFLGVLTPARLHEALRRSIDADAQAVPRTEVEVESISSR
- a CDS encoding ABC transporter permease codes for the protein MAAQNCLVRNDWICWEYVRSRSQELTDATVQHVWITVASVLIGLLIAFPLALLARGRRSVAGAVLTLTTVLYTVPSLAMFSLLLPVFGLSASLVVTGLVLYSLTILVRNILAGLEAVPSEVREAARGMGYGRIRLLFEVELPLALPALLAGVRIATVSTVALTTVGSVVGKGGLGNLIGDGVQSTFKAQVLTASVLCVLLALVADLLLLGLQRLLTPWTRIRTTAGAR